Proteins encoded in a region of the Xiphophorus couchianus chromosome 11, X_couchianus-1.0, whole genome shotgun sequence genome:
- the LOC114152482 gene encoding uncharacterized protein LOC114152482 isoform X1 — protein sequence MSNISEDEWRDTMTKIFEKLEVHQFRKMKELLNKSGYDSPTKVTTKFKMELPKNLIQTFGAEESIRLVNKAMKEIPRNDAGVQDLLRPFMDKLKKQEEGRDTSSQPKTDPDGAEKPEQNQGASSGPAHSPQKMFKSDVTKTIRDLKAGEHLGQKVLTVKVVHKSDLYENQTRTKFYFHLGVADETDAIKVVVFGSERFPDIKKDHFYTIRYAVMEHKEKVLKIAEITRMSETGPFEVPRNVVLEAEKLIFSPVYSIRDIQSLGDKKEVSVEGTVKEIGVIKSMEMRAKPEKRDKQAFELEDGTGSIIVDLWGEDTKHLSGISNGDVVLVNNLKTNLFNNRVSLNSTNSTRITKVQSALVQSVNITILGISKVDLISAELEVQINGQVKTLEVSCPLLAEGLGLRLEDDFRAKLLEKVPFPAEAQIQGNKIKQLKAAA from the exons ATGTCAAACATCTCAGAAGACGAGTGGAGAGACACAATGACCAAGATCTTTGAGAAGCTGGAGGTTCATCAGTTCAGGAAAATGAAGGAGCTTTTGAATAAATCGGGTTATGACTCACCAACCAAGGTGACCACCAAGTTTAAAATGGAGCTGCCTAAAAACCTAATTCAGACGTTTGGAGCAGAGGAATCCATTCGCTTAGTCAACAAAGCAATGAAGGAGATACCAAGGAATGACGCTGGAGTCCAGGACCTGCTGCGTCCTTTTATggacaaactgaaaaaacaagaagaag GTCGAGACACGAGCAGCCAGCCAAAG ACGGATCCTGATGGAGCAGAAAAGCCAGAGCAGAACCAAGGCGCTTCATCTGGACCAGCTCACAGTCCACAG aagATGTTCAAATCTGATGTG ACAAAAACCATCAGGGATCTGAAGGCCGGTGAACATCTGGGTCAGAAGGTTCTGACTGTGAAGGTTGTGCACAAATCTGACCTATACGAAAATCAAACCAGAACCaagttttatttccatctgGGAGTCGCTGATGAGACGGACGCCATCAAAGTTGTGGTGTTTGGAAGCGAGCGGTTTCCAGACATTAAGAAGGACCACTTCTACACCATCAGATATGCCGTCATGGAACATAAGgagaaagttttgaaaattgCAGAAATAACCAGGATGTCAGAGACCGGCCCATTCGAAGTTCCCAGAAATGTGGTGCTGGAAGCtgaaaaacttattttcagtCCAGTTTACAGCATCAGAGACATCCAGAGCCTGGGAGACAAGAAGGAAGTGAGTGTTGAAGGCACCGTGAAGGAG ATCGGAGTCATTAAATCCATGGAGATGAGAGCAAAACCGGAGAAGAGAGACAAGCAGGCCTTTGAGCTGGAGGACGGTACCGGGTCCATCATAGTGGACCTGTGGGGTGAAGACACCAAACACCTGAGTGGGATATCAAATGGAGACGTGGTTCTGGTCAACAACTTAAAGACAAACCTCTTTAACAACAGAGTTTCTTTAAACTCCACCAACTCCACCAGAATCACCAAG GTCCAAAGTGCTCTGGTCCAGAGTGTAAACATCACGATCCTGGGGATCAGTAAGGTTGACCTGATCAGTGCTGAGCTGGAGGTTCAGATAAACGGCCAGGTGAAGACGTTGGAGGTTTCCTGTCCCCTCCTGGCAGAAGGGCTCGGTCTCCGCCTGGAGGACGACTTCAGAGCCAAACTACTGGAGAAAGTCCCGTTTCCAGCCGAAGCACAAATACAAGGAAACAAGATCAAGcagcttaaagctgcagccTGA
- the LOC114152482 gene encoding uncharacterized protein LOC114152482 isoform X2 — MSNISEDEWRDTMTKIFEKLEVHQFRKMKELLNKSGYDSPTKVTTKFKMELPKNLIQTFGAEESIRLVNKAMKEIPRNDAGVQDLLRPFMDKLKKQEEGRDTSSQPKTDPDGAEKPEQNQGASSGPAHSPQMFKSDVTKTIRDLKAGEHLGQKVLTVKVVHKSDLYENQTRTKFYFHLGVADETDAIKVVVFGSERFPDIKKDHFYTIRYAVMEHKEKVLKIAEITRMSETGPFEVPRNVVLEAEKLIFSPVYSIRDIQSLGDKKEVSVEGTVKEIGVIKSMEMRAKPEKRDKQAFELEDGTGSIIVDLWGEDTKHLSGISNGDVVLVNNLKTNLFNNRVSLNSTNSTRITKVQSALVQSVNITILGISKVDLISAELEVQINGQVKTLEVSCPLLAEGLGLRLEDDFRAKLLEKVPFPAEAQIQGNKIKQLKAAA; from the exons ATGTCAAACATCTCAGAAGACGAGTGGAGAGACACAATGACCAAGATCTTTGAGAAGCTGGAGGTTCATCAGTTCAGGAAAATGAAGGAGCTTTTGAATAAATCGGGTTATGACTCACCAACCAAGGTGACCACCAAGTTTAAAATGGAGCTGCCTAAAAACCTAATTCAGACGTTTGGAGCAGAGGAATCCATTCGCTTAGTCAACAAAGCAATGAAGGAGATACCAAGGAATGACGCTGGAGTCCAGGACCTGCTGCGTCCTTTTATggacaaactgaaaaaacaagaagaag GTCGAGACACGAGCAGCCAGCCAAAG ACGGATCCTGATGGAGCAGAAAAGCCAGAGCAGAACCAAGGCGCTTCATCTGGACCAGCTCACAGTCCACAG ATGTTCAAATCTGATGTG ACAAAAACCATCAGGGATCTGAAGGCCGGTGAACATCTGGGTCAGAAGGTTCTGACTGTGAAGGTTGTGCACAAATCTGACCTATACGAAAATCAAACCAGAACCaagttttatttccatctgGGAGTCGCTGATGAGACGGACGCCATCAAAGTTGTGGTGTTTGGAAGCGAGCGGTTTCCAGACATTAAGAAGGACCACTTCTACACCATCAGATATGCCGTCATGGAACATAAGgagaaagttttgaaaattgCAGAAATAACCAGGATGTCAGAGACCGGCCCATTCGAAGTTCCCAGAAATGTGGTGCTGGAAGCtgaaaaacttattttcagtCCAGTTTACAGCATCAGAGACATCCAGAGCCTGGGAGACAAGAAGGAAGTGAGTGTTGAAGGCACCGTGAAGGAG ATCGGAGTCATTAAATCCATGGAGATGAGAGCAAAACCGGAGAAGAGAGACAAGCAGGCCTTTGAGCTGGAGGACGGTACCGGGTCCATCATAGTGGACCTGTGGGGTGAAGACACCAAACACCTGAGTGGGATATCAAATGGAGACGTGGTTCTGGTCAACAACTTAAAGACAAACCTCTTTAACAACAGAGTTTCTTTAAACTCCACCAACTCCACCAGAATCACCAAG GTCCAAAGTGCTCTGGTCCAGAGTGTAAACATCACGATCCTGGGGATCAGTAAGGTTGACCTGATCAGTGCTGAGCTGGAGGTTCAGATAAACGGCCAGGTGAAGACGTTGGAGGTTTCCTGTCCCCTCCTGGCAGAAGGGCTCGGTCTCCGCCTGGAGGACGACTTCAGAGCCAAACTACTGGAGAAAGTCCCGTTTCCAGCCGAAGCACAAATACAAGGAAACAAGATCAAGcagcttaaagctgcagccTGA
- the LOC114153788 gene encoding uncharacterized protein LOC114153788: MCESSDWKSALTDILKELREPQYQRMLEYLEKIPKSVKDDTAREHMAQTILEHYGEEESIAEIRRIMDKIPRRDEKVQKLLPPFVKKPGKKRKPGPESEEQQESPSELKKKKTESDDDDDDVKTGFESDSDSSGDETGSDDPESSQSEKKVEIPPWRQSIKLLKESGDTNGKRVGGEVMQKCALRTYETKKKQEKKFFHLAVADETDCIKVMVYGEELFNKVEKGRHYLFTDVEVHVVYGEMVMKVTNHSKISKTNGIKVPKTLELQSQYFSIEEIQSFKKETAASVKGTVMEIKCQKLGTKANAHEFQLEDETGSIWIKLWCKGQLRGTSVGDVVRPTCRQTITLKRCL, from the exons ATGTGTGAAAGCTCAGACTGGAAGAGCGCCCTGACCGACATCCTGAAGGAGCTCCGCGAACCACAGTACCAAAGGATGCTGGAATATCTGGAGAAAATCCCTAAAAGTGTGAAGGATGACACAGCCAGAGAACATATGGCTCAGACCATCCTTGAGCATTATGGAGAGGAGGAGTCCATCGCTGAAATCAGGAGGATCATGGATAAGATACCGAGGAGAGATGAGAAAGTTCAGAAGCTGCTGCCTCCATTTGTGAAGAAACCAG GAAAGAAGAGGAAACCTGGACCAGAgtcagaggagcagcaggagtcTCCATCCG agttaaagaagaagaagactgagagtgatgatgatgatgatgatgttaaAACTG GGTTTGAATCTGATTCAGATTCTTCAGGTGATGAAACTGGATCTG aCGATCCAGAAAGTTCTCAGTCTGAGAAG AAAGTAGAGATCCCTCCATGG AGACAGAGCATCAAGCTGCTTAAGGAAAGTGGAGACACCAATGGAAAACGTGTAGGTGGAGAGGTTATGCAGAAATGTGCTCTGCGTACGTATGAAACCAAAAAGAAGCAGGAGAAGAAGTTCTTCCATCTGGCAGTCGCTGACGAGACCGACTGCATTAAAGTCATGGTATATGGAGAAGAACTATTTAATAAAGTAGAAAAGGGACGACATTACCTTTTCACAGATGTGGAAGTGCATGTAGTGTATGGTGAGATGGTGATGAAGGTGACCAACCACAGCAAAATCTCAAAGACTAACGGCATTAAAGTTCCCAAGACTCTGGAGCTGCAGAGTCAATATTTTTCCATCGAGGAGATCCAATCCTTTAAGAAGGAAACAGCAGCGAGTGTTAAAGGAACTGTGATGGAG ATTAAATGCCAGAAACTTGGTACCAAAGCAAATGCACACGAGTTCCAACTTGAAGATGAAACTGGTTCCATCTGGATCAAGCTGTGGTGCAAAGGACAGCTGAGAGGAACGTCAGTGGGAGATGTGGTCAGACCAACCTGCAGACAAACCATTACTTTAAAACGGTGTCTCTGA